The following coding sequences are from one Shewanella eurypsychrophilus window:
- a CDS encoding endonuclease → MSLNYLSAILLSILLTTQATANSNEPNTTNQSFNKAKKSLERSVYQNHRETIYCGAEFTEKKEVIPPSGFETSKYIKRSKKVEWEHVVPAENFGRAFKEWRGGHSSCVDSKGKSFKGRRCAEKVNTEYRYMQADMYNLYPAIGAVNALRSNYNFTMLPSTASSFGSCEMKIDNRKAEPPVAARGRIARTYLYMDSTYPRYAMSKQQKQLMTAWDQQFPISKWECTRAKRIAAIQKNSNLVVQNRCQNLSD, encoded by the coding sequence ATGAGCCTTAACTACCTATCAGCTATATTACTCTCTATCCTTCTTACCACTCAGGCCACGGCAAACAGTAACGAACCAAATACCACAAACCAATCATTCAATAAGGCAAAGAAGTCGCTTGAGCGTAGTGTTTATCAAAATCACCGAGAGACCATTTACTGCGGAGCTGAGTTTACAGAGAAAAAAGAAGTAATCCCTCCTTCTGGATTTGAAACCTCTAAGTATATAAAGCGCTCTAAGAAAGTAGAGTGGGAGCATGTTGTTCCTGCAGAAAACTTCGGCAGAGCATTTAAAGAATGGCGTGGTGGACACTCAAGCTGTGTCGATAGCAAAGGGAAGTCATTCAAAGGACGACGGTGTGCTGAAAAAGTAAATACTGAGTATCGATACATGCAAGCTGATATGTATAACCTTTACCCAGCTATCGGGGCCGTTAATGCTTTACGCAGCAATTACAACTTTACGATGTTACCGAGTACAGCTTCGAGCTTTGGAAGCTGCGAGATGAAGATAGACAATAGAAAAGCTGAGCCTCCTGTAGCAGCTAGAGGCCGAATTGCTCGTACTTATCTTTATATGGATAGCACTTACCCTAGATATGCTATGAGCAAACAACAGAAGCAATTAATGACCGCATGGGACCAGCAATTCCCCATTTCAAAGTGGGAGTGTACGCGAGCCAAAAGAATTGCCGCTATCCAGAAAAATAGTAATCTAGTAGTTCAGAATCGATGTCAAAACCTTAGTGACTAA
- a CDS encoding YbjQ family protein, whose amino-acid sequence MTKECMNCGYVTDDKLENTSKCVNCEVYFHKFESRAKKLADKLGLTLEEYFVKTKPEREAKKQELLLKKIRDEEFVQLTKEEDKKNEALKRIQRSDASLDLSGEEVNELINSVLVTTTDSIPNYVTQGTVGIASAESCFDKATLSDFFIAKNNSTKCLNPDVKRLLACSRSEALNELKLEAIRLKGNAVVGVKIEYIELENVMLVVATGTAISVEKSDNASSGNHTLRDGYIPGGVHGSLDAIGRIADLAYLSEVLDQESDGGAPESLSSSLSDL is encoded by the coding sequence ATGACAAAGGAATGCATGAACTGTGGATATGTTACTGACGATAAGCTTGAGAATACATCTAAGTGTGTAAACTGCGAGGTCTACTTTCATAAGTTTGAATCGAGAGCAAAAAAACTTGCTGATAAGCTTGGATTGACGTTAGAAGAGTACTTCGTCAAAACGAAACCAGAAAGGGAGGCAAAGAAACAAGAGTTACTATTAAAAAAAATAAGAGATGAAGAATTTGTGCAGTTAACTAAAGAAGAAGATAAAAAGAATGAGGCGTTAAAACGTATACAGCGTTCTGATGCCTCTCTTGATTTATCAGGTGAAGAAGTCAATGAGCTAATTAATTCAGTTTTGGTTACTACAACGGACTCAATCCCTAATTATGTTACTCAAGGTACAGTGGGAATAGCCTCAGCAGAATCTTGTTTTGATAAAGCAACGCTGAGTGACTTTTTTATAGCAAAAAACAACTCGACTAAGTGTCTAAATCCAGATGTTAAGAGATTGCTGGCATGTTCAAGAAGTGAAGCTCTGAATGAACTAAAGCTTGAGGCTATACGACTTAAAGGCAATGCTGTTGTTGGTGTGAAAATTGAATATATAGAGCTAGAAAATGTCATGTTGGTTGTAGCGACGGGGACTGCTATATCTGTTGAAAAAAGTGATAATGCCTCAAGTGGCAATCATACATTGCGAGATGGGTATATCCCCGGTGGTGTACATGGGAGTCTTGATGCTATCGGTCGAATAGCTGATTTAGCATATCTTTCAGAAGTGTTAGATCAAGAGTCTGATGGGGGAGCTCCTGAAAGTCTAAGCAGCTCACTTTCAGACTTATAA
- a CDS encoding helix-turn-helix transcriptional regulator has translation MKRSEYEIVCNQLSHIKSTTESAIRALELNLKYLNTIESQLRTCIDNKALIATLTLPSLCPTDPTKQPSDLIKIKEVTQMTSLSRSTIYTKINQQDFPQSISLSCRSVAWVRKEVEDWIYLKMDER, from the coding sequence ATGAAGAGATCAGAGTACGAAATAGTTTGCAATCAACTGTCACACATAAAATCCACTACGGAGAGCGCTATCAGAGCATTAGAGTTGAATCTAAAGTACCTGAATACGATTGAATCTCAACTCAGAACCTGTATTGATAATAAAGCACTTATAGCAACCTTAACTCTCCCCTCTCTATGCCCTACAGATCCGACAAAGCAACCAAGTGACTTAATTAAAATCAAAGAGGTAACACAAATGACAAGCTTAAGTCGATCTACCATTTATACGAAAATTAACCAACAAGACTTCCCACAGTCGATTTCACTAAGCTGTAGATCAGTAGCATGGGTACGCAAAGAAGTAGAAGATTGGATCTATTTGAAGATGGACGAAAGATAG
- a CDS encoding sigma-70 family RNA polymerase sigma factor, with product MRHSNSDSPSIAELLTKVGEVFETNQNKFNRGMFSSLPDHQQLCSLQNFYDSGMAVSQIAKMTGMPESTVYSKITTRR from the coding sequence ATGCGTCATAGCAATAGCGATAGCCCATCTATAGCGGAGCTTTTAACTAAGGTCGGTGAGGTGTTTGAAACTAATCAGAACAAATTTAATAGAGGGATGTTCTCAAGCCTGCCAGATCATCAACAACTGTGTTCACTTCAAAATTTTTATGACAGTGGTATGGCTGTTAGTCAGATAGCGAAAATGACTGGAATGCCAGAGTCTACTGTTTATTCAAAGATAACAACTAGGCGCTAA
- a CDS encoding tyrosine-type recombinase/integrase, with protein MSKQIERHNISDKLYVYLQSNSKYWYCRFVLYGKWYAKATKKTDLNEAIAMAHRIFMDYEIRAETNTLIDSKRFKDVAEKAIDQMLSESMHGGGKVIYKDYIGALRKYHIPYFDRTFITSIDQEQIREFDKWRIEEFKRIPAKSTIQTHNAALQMVFKEAVVRKWMLPMQVPVLNSEGLSSQRRAAFSKDEYEKTFDAIIKLEENSRKEKTRQIRELLLDYMEFAVHTGIRPGTEMEGLTWGDIHMETDEHNVVFYVTVTKGKTTKHTGTREIVCRDEIFSCIADLRERFPNRKPSDKLFRLADGSTTKELGKAFDKALLEIGLKQSAHGVRTLYSLRHTYITWQLMSGEVSMEILAKQCGTSVQMIEQHYSHVVPKMFTRELSGVEVRKSKPKKKTVSPAALAKSYARLAKQFNEWKTEYKKRGCI; from the coding sequence ATGAGCAAACAAATCGAACGTCACAACATCTCAGACAAGCTTTACGTCTACCTTCAGAGTAACAGTAAATACTGGTACTGCCGCTTCGTGCTGTACGGTAAATGGTACGCCAAGGCCACAAAGAAGACAGATCTGAATGAGGCCATAGCGATGGCTCACCGTATTTTTATGGATTATGAAATACGAGCCGAGACCAACACCTTAATCGACAGTAAACGCTTTAAAGATGTGGCAGAGAAAGCCATAGACCAGATGCTGAGTGAATCAATGCATGGCGGTGGTAAGGTAATCTACAAAGATTACATTGGTGCCCTGCGTAAATACCATATCCCTTACTTTGATCGAACCTTTATAACTTCCATAGACCAAGAGCAGATCCGCGAGTTCGATAAATGGCGCATTGAAGAGTTCAAACGTATACCGGCGAAGTCCACAATCCAAACACATAACGCCGCCCTGCAGATGGTCTTCAAAGAAGCGGTGGTTAGAAAGTGGATGCTGCCCATGCAAGTTCCGGTACTCAACAGCGAAGGCTTATCCAGCCAACGCCGCGCTGCATTTTCTAAGGATGAATACGAGAAAACTTTCGATGCGATCATCAAGCTCGAAGAGAATAGCCGCAAAGAGAAAACACGCCAGATAAGGGAGCTGCTCTTAGATTATATGGAGTTTGCCGTACATACGGGCATCAGACCTGGCACAGAAATGGAGGGCTTAACTTGGGGTGATATTCACATGGAAACCGACGAGCACAATGTCGTTTTCTATGTCACTGTGACAAAAGGGAAAACAACCAAACACACAGGCACAAGGGAGATAGTTTGCCGTGATGAGATATTCTCGTGCATTGCAGATCTACGTGAACGATTCCCCAACCGTAAACCTTCAGATAAGTTGTTCAGACTAGCCGATGGTTCAACGACTAAAGAGCTTGGTAAGGCATTTGATAAGGCACTCCTCGAAATAGGTTTGAAGCAATCAGCACATGGTGTCAGAACTCTCTACTCATTACGTCATACCTACATCACATGGCAGTTGATGTCTGGTGAAGTAAGCATGGAAATACTAGCCAAGCAGTGCGGCACAAGTGTTCAGATGATAGAGCAGCACTACAGCCATGTTGTTCCCAAGATGTTCACTCGTGAGCTATCTGGTGTTGAGGTTAGAAAGTCTAAACCTAAGAAGAAAACTGTCTCGCCTGCGGCTTTAGCTAAAAGCTATGCAAGGTTGGCAAAGCAGTTCAATGAGTGGAAGACTGAGTACAAAAAGCGGGGCTGTATTTGA
- a CDS encoding DUF4172 domain-containing protein: MWIWQLKDWPNFTYDKTIVIPKLESCIQLAFGKRTN, encoded by the coding sequence ATGTGGATTTGGCAACTGAAAGACTGGCCTAACTTTACTTATGATAAAACCATCGTTATCCCCAAGCTAGAGTCATGCATACAACTCGCTTTTGGCAAAAGAACCAATTAA